A window from Azoarcus sp. DD4 encodes these proteins:
- a CDS encoding AAA family ATPase — protein sequence MIATATKQPNEICIPLADSRQIYRVEDVDKALEASAPARNEALASFYERMRETGGTRFVVKPSRADSVDPLHESCPNFGEVIEDIRKSLALAVSGNEPVSFAPILLLGEPGIGKTHFARALAERLGTGYHFVSMSSLTAGWILSGASAQWNHAKPGKVAQALVGGELANPVIVLDEVDKAGGDARYDPLGPLYELLEHDTARRFRDEYVDVEMDASHLLWVTTANDERNIPEPILNRMNVYVVPRPDADESFMIACRLYRDIVSAHDWGFPMDPPQDVMECLASLPPRSQRRALMSAFGSAKLAGRDRLAADDLDSYRPGSKRKIGF from the coding sequence ATGATTGCGACAGCAACGAAACAGCCGAACGAAATCTGCATTCCGCTGGCCGACTCCCGGCAGATCTACCGGGTAGAGGACGTGGACAAGGCGCTCGAGGCGAGTGCGCCGGCACGCAACGAGGCCCTCGCGTCCTTCTACGAGCGCATGCGGGAGACGGGTGGTACCCGTTTCGTCGTTAAACCCAGCCGGGCCGACAGTGTGGATCCCTTGCATGAAAGTTGCCCCAATTTTGGGGAGGTGATCGAGGACATCCGCAAGTCGCTCGCGCTCGCGGTGTCCGGTAACGAACCGGTGTCTTTCGCCCCCATCCTGTTGCTGGGTGAACCTGGCATCGGCAAGACGCACTTTGCCCGCGCGCTCGCCGAACGGCTGGGCACCGGCTACCACTTCGTATCGATGAGCTCGCTGACCGCCGGCTGGATCCTGTCTGGCGCTTCGGCACAGTGGAACCACGCCAAACCCGGCAAGGTTGCCCAGGCGCTGGTTGGCGGCGAACTCGCCAACCCGGTCATCGTGCTCGACGAGGTCGACAAGGCTGGCGGCGATGCCCGCTACGATCCGCTCGGCCCGCTCTACGAACTGCTCGAGCATGACACCGCCAGGCGTTTCCGTGACGAGTACGTCGATGTGGAGATGGATGCCTCGCACTTACTGTGGGTGACCACGGCCAATGACGAGCGCAACATCCCGGAGCCCATACTCAACCGGATGAATGTCTACGTTGTGCCGCGTCCGGATGCCGACGAGTCGTTCATGATTGCCTGCCGTCTCTATCGCGACATCGTTTCGGCACATGACTGGGGCTTTCCGATGGACCCGCCGCAGGACGTCATGGAATGCCTGGCCAGCTTGCCACCGCGCTCGCAGCGGCGGGCGTTGATGTCGGCCTTCGGCAGTGCCAAGCTGGCCGGGCGCGACCGCCTGGCTGCCGATGACCTCGACAGCTACCGGCCGGGCAGCAAGCGCAAGATCGGCTTCTGA
- the folE gene encoding GTP cyclohydrolase I FolE encodes MSPPKSTQPDNPLPACDHDHTPSPRPGTIGIPRVGGFDPVAFERAVTDLLHACGVAPDTAHTGRTALRVRELWQKRLLGGYELDPAEALGEGFEDTRRDMVVVRGIAVHGVCPHHLVPFRGLAHVAYLPGGRLHGFGRIARLVDAIGHRFTYQEWMTRDIADALMHHGRASGAACVIEAEQLCLLLGEDRRGDERVITQAFSGEFERSDQLRNEFLRAIAGNRLA; translated from the coding sequence ATGTCACCCCCAAAATCGACACAGCCCGACAATCCATTGCCAGCCTGCGACCACGATCACACGCCCTCGCCCCGCCCCGGCACGATAGGCATCCCGCGCGTGGGCGGCTTCGACCCCGTGGCCTTCGAGCGTGCCGTCACCGACCTGCTGCATGCCTGCGGCGTGGCACCGGATACCGCGCATACCGGCCGCACGGCGCTAAGGGTTCGAGAACTGTGGCAAAAACGCCTGCTCGGCGGCTACGAACTCGATCCGGCCGAAGCGCTTGGAGAGGGTTTCGAGGACACGCGCCGTGACATGGTGGTCGTGCGTGGAATCGCCGTCCACGGTGTCTGCCCCCATCACCTCGTTCCCTTCCGTGGGCTCGCCCATGTCGCCTACCTGCCCGGCGGCCGTCTGCACGGCTTCGGTCGCATCGCCCGCCTGGTCGATGCCATCGGCCATCGCTTTACCTATCAGGAGTGGATGACGCGCGACATCGCCGACGCGCTGATGCACCACGGTAGGGCATCGGGCGCCGCCTGCGTGATCGAAGCGGAACAACTCTGTCTGCTTCTCGGCGAGGACAGGCGTGGCGATGAGCGCGTGATCACCCAGGCCTTCTCCGGCGAATTCGAACGTTCGGACCAGTTGCGCAATGAATTCCTGCGTGCCATCGCCGGCAACCGCCTGGCGTGA
- a CDS encoding DUF3301 domain-containing protein, which produces MSGYELAILLALGLVAWYWFDSLKAREVGIAAVRTACARDGVQLLDETVAGQGVRPVRGDDGRLVLQRSYAFEYSDSGFDRFRGSVTLRGREVVMLELSAHRGHLRVIH; this is translated from the coding sequence ATGTCCGGATACGAACTCGCCATCCTGCTTGCCCTGGGTCTCGTGGCCTGGTATTGGTTCGACAGCCTCAAGGCGCGCGAGGTCGGCATTGCCGCAGTGCGGACAGCCTGCGCCCGCGATGGCGTCCAGCTGCTCGATGAAACCGTCGCGGGGCAGGGCGTGCGTCCGGTACGGGGCGATGATGGACGGCTGGTACTGCAACGTTCCTACGCCTTCGAATACTCCGATTCCGGCTTCGACCGTTTTCGCGGATCGGTCACGTTGCGGGGGCGGGAAGTGGTGATGCTCGAACTGTCGGCGCACCGCGGCCATCTGCGCGTGATCCACTGA
- a CDS encoding inorganic phosphate transporter, which yields MELQHLTEIERAAAHGRGELLRLGTAFLFLVGVMVHAVVHGGDGNVILVIGAMLAAYLAMNIGANDVANNVGPAVGARAISLVGALSIAAVFEAAGALIAGGAVVDTVRGSILNRSLLPDDQTIVWIMLSALLASALWLNLANVLGAPVSTTHSIIGAVLGAGIAASGMRIVNWDTVGAITTSWVISPLLGAGFAAAFLYIIKRIITYQVDMAGAARRMVPYIMAVVSWIFCAFLLLKGLNRLVSIRLVEAALYGLPLAGLVFLWTRSTLRRKGGLIANTKDSVNRLFNLPLVLAAALLSFAHGSNDVANAIGPLAAIVDAMGGVSWTSTVVGPPTWVMVIGAFGISVGLALFGPRVIRTIGSEITELDQMRAFSIAMSATVTVIVASELGLPVSSTHTVVGGVFGVGFLREFLKSHYERTVAEIKAHHPAGEQQQIDDFLARFERASIAQKDVLLKDLKARSKRSEDPANFSKAERKHLKRVYKQELVKRSQLVRIVTAWIITVPASAGMAAGLYHLIGSTLRQG from the coding sequence TTGGAACTGCAACATCTGACCGAGATCGAGCGCGCCGCTGCACACGGCCGCGGCGAACTGCTGCGGCTCGGCACCGCCTTCCTCTTTCTCGTCGGGGTGATGGTCCATGCGGTGGTGCACGGCGGTGACGGCAATGTAATCCTGGTGATCGGCGCCATGCTCGCCGCCTACCTGGCGATGAACATCGGCGCCAATGACGTGGCCAACAACGTCGGGCCGGCCGTTGGCGCGAGGGCAATCAGCCTGGTGGGTGCGCTGTCGATCGCCGCCGTCTTCGAGGCGGCAGGCGCCCTGATTGCCGGTGGGGCGGTGGTCGATACCGTCCGTGGCAGCATCCTCAACCGCAGCCTGTTGCCCGACGATCAAACCATCGTCTGGATCATGCTCAGTGCACTGTTGGCGAGCGCGCTCTGGCTGAACCTTGCCAATGTGCTCGGCGCACCGGTGTCGACGACCCACTCCATCATCGGTGCGGTGTTGGGCGCGGGCATCGCTGCGAGTGGGATGCGCATCGTCAACTGGGATACCGTGGGCGCCATCACGACCAGCTGGGTAATCTCTCCCCTGCTGGGGGCAGGCTTTGCTGCCGCTTTCCTGTACATCATCAAGCGCATCATTACCTATCAGGTCGACATGGCTGGGGCTGCGCGCAGGATGGTGCCCTACATCATGGCCGTGGTGAGCTGGATCTTCTGCGCCTTCCTGCTGCTGAAGGGGCTGAACCGGCTTGTTTCCATCCGTCTTGTCGAGGCGGCACTCTATGGTCTGCCTCTGGCCGGACTCGTCTTCCTGTGGACTCGATCGACGCTCAGGCGCAAGGGCGGGTTGATCGCGAATACGAAGGACAGCGTAAACCGCTTGTTCAACCTCCCCCTGGTTCTGGCGGCGGCCTTGTTGAGCTTTGCCCACGGCTCCAATGACGTGGCGAACGCGATCGGGCCGCTGGCTGCCATCGTGGATGCGATGGGCGGGGTGAGCTGGACAAGCACCGTCGTCGGGCCACCGACCTGGGTCATGGTGATCGGCGCCTTCGGCATTTCGGTGGGGCTGGCTTTGTTCGGCCCGCGGGTGATTCGTACCATAGGCAGTGAGATTACCGAACTCGACCAGATGCGCGCGTTCAGTATCGCGATGTCGGCCACGGTGACGGTCATCGTCGCCTCGGAGCTTGGTTTGCCGGTCAGTTCGACGCATACCGTGGTAGGCGGCGTGTTCGGTGTCGGCTTCCTGCGGGAATTTCTCAAGAGCCATTACGAACGTACCGTCGCCGAGATCAAGGCCCACCATCCGGCCGGCGAACAGCAACAGATCGATGACTTTCTTGCCCGTTTCGAACGCGCATCGATTGCGCAGAAGGATGTGCTCCTGAAGGATCTGAAGGCGCGTTCCAAGCGGAGCGAGGATCCGGCGAATTTCTCCAAGGCAGAGCGCAAGCATCTGAAGCGGGTGTACAAGCAGGAACTGGTCAAGCGCTCGCAGTTGGTGCGTATCGTGACCGCGTGGATCATCACCGTTCCTGCGTCGGCAGGGATGGCAGCGGGGCTTTACCATCTGATCGGCAGCACGCTTCGGCAAGGCTGA
- a CDS encoding nucleotide pyrophosphohydrolase, producing the protein MTNDALLALRDQLRSFAAEREWERFHTPKNLAMALAGEAGEVIEHFQWLTAEESAQLPSEVQGEVALELADVLLYLVRLADVLGIDLADAAARKLAINAERYPVDRARGKAEKYTKS; encoded by the coding sequence ATGACAAACGACGCTTTGCTCGCGCTGCGCGACCAACTCCGCTCCTTTGCCGCGGAACGTGAATGGGAGCGCTTCCATACGCCGAAGAACCTCGCGATGGCACTTGCAGGCGAGGCGGGCGAGGTCATCGAGCACTTCCAGTGGCTCACGGCGGAAGAGTCGGCGCAGTTGCCTTCCGAGGTGCAGGGCGAAGTTGCGCTGGAACTCGCGGATGTCCTCCTTTACCTGGTACGGCTGGCTGATGTGCTCGGTATCGATCTGGCCGATGCCGCCGCGCGCAAGCTTGCGATCAACGCGGAGCGCTATCCGGTGGATCGCGCCCGTGGCAAGGCAGAGAAGTACACCAAGTCGTAA
- a CDS encoding 23S rRNA (adenine(2030)-N(6))-methyltransferase RlmJ — protein sequence MLSYRHAFHAGNHADVLKHTVLLELLEYYNRKDKPWCYIDTHAGAGCYALDSEHASKNAEFADGIGRLWERDDRPAPVEAYIRAVRQFNPHGRLLFYPGSPALAMTQARPQDRLRLFEMHPADAVSLEQTFHNEADRVQVRKADGFGGLRALLPPPSRRAIVLIDPPYELKEDYRRVVDAVREAMKRFASGTYMVWYPLLARPEARQLPERLAGLGAESWLDLRLAVRQPSPDGFGMFGSGLFIVNPPWVLPERLEAMMPWLVQVLGMDDGAGFDLEHSIA from the coding sequence ATGCTCAGCTACCGTCACGCCTTTCACGCCGGCAATCATGCCGACGTCCTCAAGCACACCGTGCTGCTCGAGCTGCTCGAGTACTACAACCGCAAGGACAAGCCCTGGTGCTACATCGATACCCATGCGGGTGCCGGTTGTTATGCGCTCGACAGCGAACATGCATCCAAGAATGCGGAGTTCGCGGACGGTATTGGCCGGCTGTGGGAGCGCGATGACCGGCCGGCTCCGGTCGAGGCTTATATCCGTGCGGTCCGCCAGTTCAACCCGCATGGGCGGCTGCTGTTCTATCCGGGTTCGCCGGCCTTGGCGATGACGCAGGCGCGGCCCCAGGATCGCCTGCGCCTGTTCGAGATGCATCCGGCCGATGCAGTGTCCCTGGAGCAGACCTTCCACAATGAAGCCGACCGGGTTCAGGTACGCAAGGCCGATGGTTTCGGCGGACTGCGGGCCTTGCTGCCGCCGCCTTCGCGACGCGCGATCGTGCTCATCGATCCGCCCTACGAGCTGAAGGAAGACTATCGCCGCGTGGTCGATGCGGTGCGTGAGGCCATGAAGCGTTTCGCCAGCGGCACCTACATGGTGTGGTATCCGCTCCTGGCCCGGCCTGAAGCCCGCCAACTGCCGGAACGCCTGGCGGGGCTGGGGGCCGAGAGCTGGCTGGATCTCCGTCTGGCGGTCCGGCAGCCTTCGCCGGACGGCTTCGGCATGTTCGGCAGCGGTCTTTTCATCGTGAATCCGCCCTGGGTGTTGCCCGAACGGCTCGAAGCCATGATGCCGTGGCTGGTGCAGGTGCTTGGTATGGATGACGGTGCCGGCTTCGATCTGGAACATTCGATCGCATGA
- a CDS encoding gamma carbonic anhydrase family protein — protein sequence MSIYALRERRPRFGEGCWVAHNATVIGLVEAGRNVNIWYNAVIRGDNDPIVIGDNTNIQDGSILHNDEGIPLTIGSDVTIGHMVMLHGCTVGDGTLIGINAVVLNNAVIGKHCIIGANALIPEGKVIPDRSLVVGSPGRVIRELTDAEIADIKRNAQHYVDNARQYEAELRPLDPTEVLGT from the coding sequence ATGAGCATCTATGCCCTGAGAGAGCGCAGACCCCGTTTTGGCGAGGGGTGCTGGGTTGCCCACAACGCGACCGTGATCGGCCTGGTCGAGGCTGGCCGCAACGTCAACATCTGGTACAACGCGGTGATACGGGGCGACAACGACCCCATCGTGATCGGCGACAACACCAACATCCAGGACGGCTCCATCCTCCATAACGATGAAGGCATCCCGCTGACCATCGGTTCGGACGTCACCATTGGCCACATGGTCATGCTGCACGGCTGCACCGTCGGCGACGGTACGTTGATCGGCATCAACGCGGTTGTTCTCAACAACGCAGTAATCGGCAAGCATTGCATCATTGGTGCCAATGCCCTGATTCCCGAAGGCAAAGTGATTCCGGACCGCTCCTTGGTCGTCGGTTCGCCCGGCCGCGTGATCCGCGAACTCACCGACGCCGAGATCGCCGACATCAAGCGCAATGCGCAGCACTATGTGGATAACGCCCGGCAATACGAAGCCGAACTCCGGCCGCTCGACCCGACCGAGGTGCTCGGCACCTGA
- a CDS encoding SIMPL domain-containing protein (The SIMPL domain is named for its presence in mouse protein SIMPL (signalling molecule that associates with mouse pelle-like kinase). Bacterial member BP26, from Brucella, was shown to assemble into a channel-like structure, while YggE from E. coli has been associated with resistance to oxidative stress.) yields MTRRPQKRLSSVLVAVLLAGVAWSTHAAETPSAATASIELSADASRPAANDLIVAILYVEQAGTDAAALARQVNRNVAAAFDVARPYTDIKAQSAGTSTWPVYGKNSSSGKIDGWRMRAEVRLEGRNLAAMSELIGKLQATLALAQVNMQPAPDTRRKVLDEATVDAIRAFEQRAALVSSTLGKRYRIRQLNVAESGHRPIYTRMRAAPMMAEAAPAPLEAGETDVSVTISGSIELID; encoded by the coding sequence ATGACCCGCAGACCCCAAAAAAGACTTTCCAGCGTACTCGTTGCCGTCTTGCTTGCCGGTGTGGCGTGGTCCACACATGCAGCCGAAACGCCTTCGGCAGCCACCGCGTCAATCGAGCTTTCCGCTGACGCCAGCCGCCCTGCAGCGAACGACCTTATCGTTGCCATCCTGTACGTGGAACAGGCAGGAACGGACGCTGCAGCCCTGGCCCGTCAGGTCAATCGCAATGTGGCGGCAGCATTCGATGTTGCCCGCCCCTATACGGACATCAAAGCCCAGTCTGCCGGTACGAGCACCTGGCCGGTCTACGGCAAGAACAGCAGCAGCGGGAAGATCGACGGCTGGCGCATGCGCGCCGAGGTGCGCCTCGAAGGTCGCAACCTCGCCGCGATGTCCGAACTGATCGGCAAGCTGCAGGCCACGCTCGCGCTGGCACAGGTGAACATGCAGCCGGCACCCGACACGCGCCGCAAGGTACTGGACGAAGCCACGGTGGATGCCATTCGTGCTTTCGAACAGCGCGCGGCACTGGTCTCGAGCACGCTGGGCAAGCGTTACCGTATACGCCAGCTCAACGTCGCCGAGAGCGGGCATCGACCGATCTACACCCGCATGCGTGCGGCGCCGATGATGGCGGAAGCAGCGCCTGCCCCACTCGAAGCCGGCGAAACCGATGTAAGCGTAACGATCAGCGGCAGCATCGAGCTGATTGACTGA
- a CDS encoding MliC family protein, whose protein sequence is MTESLSQKNMPRTLRILAAALLATVTAGLASTAWTREGAAIDNYSCRNGERFAVEHHTNHIRLRTGAGIFALTSVPASRGDKYTDGQTVFWDNGTDAILERAGLPAANGCMREATRS, encoded by the coding sequence TTGACTGAATCCCTTTCTCAGAAAAACATGCCCAGAACCCTACGTATTCTCGCTGCGGCGCTTCTCGCCACCGTCACCGCGGGGCTCGCGTCCACCGCCTGGACGCGCGAAGGCGCTGCAATCGACAACTACAGTTGCCGCAACGGCGAACGCTTTGCCGTCGAACATCACACCAACCATATCCGTCTGCGTACCGGTGCCGGAATCTTCGCCCTAACTTCGGTTCCCGCCTCTCGCGGCGACAAGTACACGGACGGCCAGACCGTGTTCTGGGACAACGGCACCGACGCCATCCTCGAGCGGGCTGGCCTGCCTGCGGCAAACGGTTGCATGCGGGAAGCCACCCGCTCCTGA
- a CDS encoding C40 family peptidase — protein sequence MTTGWTPTMGSPIFAPMLNSIASIRSHGHVRTRASLAAVTISLLISACGTLPPPRFEPTPAQPPTPATQPTRNYFTLEDPAHTQEMVVFALGLLDTGYRFGGRNPEAGLDCSGMVSYIVEQISGQRLPHNAAQIADRTRPIDIDELAPGDLVFFNTMRRRHSHMGIYIGDGRFVHAPSSRGSVRIEKLNSPYFAPRIDGARRLLASN from the coding sequence ATGACCACCGGGTGGACGCCAACGATGGGATCGCCTATCTTTGCGCCCATGCTGAATTCGATCGCGTCAATCCGTTCGCATGGCCATGTGCGCACCCGCGCCAGCTTGGCCGCAGTGACAATTAGCCTGCTGATCTCGGCTTGCGGAACACTCCCACCGCCGCGGTTCGAGCCAACTCCCGCGCAGCCCCCAACGCCAGCCACACAGCCCACACGCAATTACTTCACGCTCGAAGATCCGGCTCACACCCAGGAAATGGTCGTCTTCGCACTCGGCCTGCTCGACACCGGCTATCGTTTCGGTGGACGCAATCCGGAGGCGGGCCTGGATTGCAGCGGGATGGTCAGCTACATCGTCGAGCAGATCAGCGGCCAGCGCCTGCCTCACAACGCGGCGCAGATCGCCGATCGAACGCGACCGATCGACATAGACGAACTCGCTCCGGGCGATCTGGTGTTCTTCAACACCATGCGGCGCCGTCATTCGCACATGGGCATCTACATCGGCGACGGCCGCTTCGTCCATGCGCCGTCGAGCCGTGGCAGCGTCCGTATCGAAAAGCTGAACAGCCCCTATTTCGCGCCCCGCATCGACGGCGCCCGCCGCCTCCTCGCAAGCAACTGA
- a CDS encoding cyclic nucleotide-binding/CBS domain-containing protein, giving the protein MPMRKIGDVVKGQKILTTDEDMTVLEASRRMTDLRVGSIMIVEDGRLHGIFTERDALVRVIASGRDPCRTKLSEVMTRDPQTISPDKPLGHAMHLMYDGGFRHVPVVDGNGRPMGMISARDALGPEMVAFEEELEQRELITELL; this is encoded by the coding sequence ATGCCGATGCGCAAGATTGGAGACGTGGTAAAGGGACAGAAGATCCTGACGACCGATGAAGACATGACCGTACTGGAAGCTTCGCGCAGGATGACGGACTTGCGGGTGGGTTCGATCATGATCGTCGAAGACGGTCGCCTGCACGGGATATTCACCGAGCGCGACGCCTTGGTGCGGGTGATCGCATCCGGCCGCGACCCTTGTCGCACCAAGCTGTCTGAGGTGATGACCCGCGATCCGCAGACCATCTCGCCCGACAAGCCGCTTGGTCACGCAATGCATCTGATGTACGACGGGGGCTTCCGTCACGTACCGGTGGTTGACGGCAACGGTAGGCCGATGGGCATGATCTCGGCGCGCGATGCGCTGGGACCCGAAATGGTTGCTTTCGAGGAAGAGCTCGAACAGCGGGAGTTGATTACCGAACTGCTCTGA
- the ftsB gene encoding cell division protein FtsB: MRWPVIILLALVVVLQYPLWLGKGGWLRVWEVDRKLHEQREENTRLENRNAGLDAEVRDLKSGNEAIEERARFELGLTKPNEIFVQIPQRH; encoded by the coding sequence ATGCGCTGGCCTGTAATCATTCTCCTCGCACTGGTCGTCGTGTTGCAGTACCCGCTCTGGCTGGGTAAGGGCGGCTGGTTGCGCGTCTGGGAGGTCGATCGCAAGCTGCACGAACAGCGGGAGGAGAATACGCGCCTTGAAAACAGGAATGCCGGACTGGATGCCGAGGTGCGTGACCTCAAGTCGGGCAACGAAGCGATCGAGGAGCGCGCCCGCTTCGAGCTCGGTCTGACCAAGCCCAACGAGATCTTCGTGCAGATCCCCCAGCGGCATTGA
- the eno gene encoding phosphopyruvate hydratase, whose translation MSAIVDVIAREILDSRGNPTVEADVLLESGVMGRAAVPSGASTGSREAIELRDGDAARFLGKGVLRAVENVNTEISEAIIGLDAEEQAFIDRTLIELDGTENKSRLGANATLAVSMAVAKAAAEEAGLPLYRYFGGSGPMAMPVPMMNVINGGEHANNSLDIQECMIMPVSMGSFREALRCGAEIFHHLKKITDKKGYPTTVGDEGGFAPNVAGTEEALNLIQEAIAAAGYEPGRDVLLALDCAASEFYKNGKYELKGEGLSLSSEGFTDYLATLADKFPIVSIEDGMAEGDWAGWKHLTDRLGKKIQLVGDDLFVTNTKILEQGIDQGVANSILIKINQIGTLSETFAAVEMAKRAGYTAVISHRSGETEDSTIADIAVGLNAMQIKTGSLSRSDRISKYNQLLRIEEDLGNTVSYPGKRAFYNLRAR comes from the coding sequence ATGAGTGCAATCGTTGACGTGATCGCCCGCGAGATTCTGGACTCCCGCGGCAACCCCACTGTCGAAGCCGACGTGCTGCTGGAATCCGGTGTGATGGGCCGTGCCGCAGTGCCGTCCGGCGCCTCCACCGGTTCGCGCGAAGCCATCGAGCTGCGTGACGGCGACGCCGCCCGCTTCCTCGGCAAGGGCGTGCTGCGTGCGGTCGAGAACGTGAACACCGAAATCTCGGAAGCCATCATCGGCCTCGACGCCGAAGAGCAGGCCTTCATCGACCGTACCCTGATCGAACTCGACGGCACCGAAAACAAGTCGCGCCTCGGCGCCAACGCCACCCTGGCGGTGTCGATGGCGGTGGCCAAGGCTGCCGCTGAAGAGGCCGGCCTGCCGCTGTACCGCTACTTCGGCGGATCGGGCCCGATGGCCATGCCGGTGCCGATGATGAACGTCATCAACGGCGGCGAGCACGCCAACAACAGCCTCGACATCCAGGAATGCATGATCATGCCGGTCAGCATGGGCAGCTTCCGCGAAGCGCTGCGCTGTGGCGCCGAGATCTTCCATCACCTGAAGAAGATCACCGACAAGAAGGGCTACCCGACCACCGTCGGCGATGAAGGCGGCTTCGCCCCCAACGTCGCGGGTACCGAAGAAGCGCTCAACCTGATCCAGGAAGCCATCGCCGCCGCCGGCTACGAGCCGGGCCGCGACGTGCTGCTGGCGCTGGACTGTGCCGCTTCTGAGTTCTACAAGAACGGCAAGTACGAACTCAAGGGCGAGGGCCTCAGCCTGAGCTCCGAAGGCTTCACCGACTACCTCGCCACGCTGGCCGACAAGTTCCCGATCGTTTCGATCGAGGACGGCATGGCCGAAGGTGACTGGGCGGGCTGGAAGCACCTGACCGACCGCCTCGGCAAGAAGATCCAGCTGGTGGGCGACGACCTCTTCGTCACCAACACCAAGATCCTCGAGCAGGGCATCGACCAGGGCGTGGCGAACTCGATCCTGATCAAGATCAACCAGATCGGTACCCTGTCGGAAACCTTCGCCGCGGTCGAAATGGCCAAGCGCGCCGGCTACACCGCGGTGATCTCGCACCGCTCGGGCGAAACCGAGGACTCCACCATCGCCGACATCGCGGTGGGCCTGAACGCCATGCAGATCAAGACCGGTTCGCTGTCGCGCTCGGATCGCATCTCGAAGTACAACCAGCTGCTACGCATCGAGGAAGATCTCGGCAACACCGTCAGCTACCCGGGCAAGCGTGCCTTCTATAATCTGCGCGCGCGCTGA
- the kdsA gene encoding 3-deoxy-8-phosphooctulonate synthase has translation MKLCGFEVGIDKPVFLIAGPCVIESREMAFETAGALKEICAELGIPFIYKSSYDKANRSSGKSYRGMGMEKGLDILADVRKQLGVPVLTDVHAIEEIEAVAAVVDVLQTPAFLCRQTDFIHAVAASGKPVNIKKGQFLAPGDMKNVVDKAKEANGGADTIMVCERGASFGYNNLVSDMRSLAIMRETACPVVFDATHSVQLPGGQGTASGGQREFVPVLARAAVAVGISGLFMETHPDPAKALSDGPNAWPLPKMKALLKTLKDIDALVKSHGFLETAP, from the coding sequence ATGAAATTGTGCGGATTCGAAGTCGGTATCGACAAGCCGGTTTTCCTGATCGCCGGTCCCTGCGTCATCGAGTCGCGCGAGATGGCCTTCGAGACCGCCGGTGCGCTCAAGGAGATCTGCGCCGAGCTCGGCATTCCCTTCATCTACAAGTCGTCCTACGACAAGGCCAACCGCAGCTCGGGCAAGTCCTACCGCGGCATGGGCATGGAGAAGGGTCTGGACATACTCGCGGACGTCCGCAAGCAGCTTGGCGTACCCGTCCTGACCGACGTGCATGCAATCGAGGAGATCGAGGCGGTCGCGGCGGTTGTCGACGTGCTGCAGACGCCGGCCTTCCTGTGTCGCCAGACCGACTTCATTCATGCGGTGGCCGCCAGCGGCAAACCGGTGAACATCAAGAAGGGCCAGTTCCTCGCCCCGGGCGACATGAAGAACGTGGTCGACAAGGCGAAGGAAGCGAATGGCGGCGCCGACACCATCATGGTATGCGAGCGCGGCGCTTCGTTCGGTTACAACAACCTCGTCTCCGACATGCGCTCGCTGGCGATCATGCGGGAGACCGCTTGCCCGGTGGTCTTCGACGCCACCCATTCGGTACAGCTGCCGGGCGGGCAGGGGACGGCTTCGGGCGGGCAGCGCGAATTCGTGCCAGTACTGGCGCGTGCCGCGGTGGCCGTCGGCATTTCCGGTCTCTTCATGGAAACGCATCCCGATCCGGCCAAGGCATTGTCGGACGGCCCCAACGCCTGGCCGTTGCCGAAGATGAAGGCTTTGCTGAAAACCTTGAAGGACATCGACGCGCTGGTGAAGTCGCACGGTTTCCTCGAAACGGCTCCCTGA